CCACCGCGGCCCCACAGCTCCAGGGTGCGTGACCAGTCGACCCGGTCGGGCACCTGACCCCCGGCCACCCGGCGCTCCCCAGCGCTGGTCCGCTCACGCTTTCCCGCAAAACGCGTAAGGAGGCCCGGCAGGCGCCGCGCCGTCTGCGCGAGCTTCCACGCTTCCTCGCCCACCGCCCGCAGCTCGGCCGCGGCCTCTTCCGGCCGGCGGGGGGGACCGGCGACGGCGCCCACGGCGCTCTCCCCCGGTGACGCGAGCCCAAGCTGGCGCTCCCACTCCGCGACGCTGACGAGCATCTGCCCCAGGGCCGCGAAGGCCGCTTCAGGGTCGCGCGCGAGCTTGGCGGGATACACGGTCACCTCGTGCTCGGTGACGCTCCGCTCGCCGATCAGGCGAAAGGGCAGCCGCCCCACCCAGTCGGTCAGGCGGATGTGGACCCCCGCCGCCGTGAGCTGCTCGATATACGGAGTGCGCTGGCGATCGGCGAAGACCGACAGGGCCTGCTCGCCCAGCAGCACCCGGTCGGCCCGCTCCGGCGCCGAGAGAAAAATCACGCGCTCCTCCGCGACCGGTTCGGGGGCGGCGGGGGCGCTGTGGGGCAGGGCAGAGGGCAGGATCATGGGTGGAGGCGGCTCGGGGGCGGGCGCTCAGCTGCCGCGCGCGCTCAGGTACTCGCTCAGGGCGGCGCTGAGCACGTCCTGAATCTTGACGCCGTGCAGCGCCGCGTGGACCTTGAGCCGGCGCTGGAGGCTACGCGGCAGGCGGGTGTTGAAAGGTTCAAGCGGATCCGGCGCCCCCTCGGTCACGGCCACGAGGGGCCGGGCAAGAGCGTCAGGCGCAGCCGGTCCGGGCACGGGAGGCAGACCCGCCGGGTCGGTGTCCCGCTTCGCCCGGGGACGCTGCGGCGGCTCGCCCTGGGCCTTGGGGCGCGGCTTCGGGTCCGCGTCCGTGCTCGCTCCTCTTTTCGTCATTTCAGCCGTCTCCTCTGCTGTGGCTGCCGCTCCGGGGACCCGCCAGACCCGTCCCTCACCGGGCGCGATCATCCTGGGTCTCATCGGAAGCCTAACACAGCCGTCAAGAAAGAAAGATTGCAAGAAAGAGAGTGGCAAAATCCCAGGGCCGACGCAGCGGGTGCCGTCGGCCCTGGGGGAAGCGGGCCTCAGCCCTGGGTCTGCCCGGCCGCGAGCTCGGCGCGGGCCTGTTCCTGAAGCGGGCGCCAGGCCACCTTGCCGGTCGGGCTGCGCGGCAGGCTGGGCACGAACTGGTAGTCACGCGGGACCTTGTAGGTGGCCATCTGCTCCCGCGCCCAGCTCTCGATCTCCCCGGCGCTGGCCTGCATCCCCGGCTTCAGCACGATCAGGGCGCGGGCACGTTCGCCGCTGCGCTCGTCAGGCACCGAGATCACGCAGGCTTCCTGAATGGCGGGGTGGGCGTGCAGCTTGTTCTCGACCTCGGCGGGCCACACCTTGAGCCCCGAGACGTTGACCATGCGCTTGAGGCGGTCGGTGAAGAAGAAGTACCCCTCCTCGTCCATGTAGCCGAGGTCGCCGGTTTTCAGGAAGCGCCGGCCCCCGATCTCGGTGAAGGCCTGGGCCGTCTCCTCGGGGCGGTTCCAGTACTCGCGCATGACCTGCGGACCGTGAATCACGATCTCGCCGATCTGCCCGGGCGGCAACTCCGCGCCGGTCTCGATGTCGATCACGCGCGAGTCGACGTTGAACAGCGGAATGCCGAGGCACTGGAGCTTCTGGCGGCCTTTGGGGTTGGAGTGCGACTGCGCCATCGTCTCGGACAGGCCGTAGCCTTCGAGGAAAAAGATTCCGGTGATGTCGAGCAGCCGCTGCCCCACCGCCGCCGGCAGGCTCGCGCCGCCCCCGGTGACGCTGCGCAGGCTCTTGAGGTCGCTGGCCTGAAACGCGGGCGAGCTCATCAGGTCGATCAGCATCGCGGGCGTGTTCGTCCAGACAGTGACCTGATGGTCGCGGATCAGTTCGCGCGCCGTGTCGCGGTCCCAGCGGGACATCACCACGACCTTGCCGCCGCCCGCGACCGCCGTCATCAGGCTGTTGATAAATCCGGTGACGTGGAAGTAGGGCAACGCCGCGAGAAACACATCCTCGACGGTTCCGTCGACCCACACCGAAGCGCCGAACACGTTGGCCTGCATGCTGCTGTGGGTGTGCGCGCAGCCTTTGGGAAGGCCGGTCGTGCCGCTGGTGTAAAAGATGATCCCGAGGTCCTGCGCCGTCACGTGCTCGGCGGGGGCGGGCAGGGAGCGCAGCGCCCGCTCGAGTGTCACGTCGCCTTCGTGGAGCTCAGGCTGCACGTCGAGGCCGTCCGGCAGCGAGACCCCGGCCTGCTGCGGCACGGTGCCGGCCATGATGTTGGCGACGACCGCGTGCCCGAGCCCC
Above is a window of Deinococcus reticulitermitis DNA encoding:
- a CDS encoding long-chain-fatty-acid--CoA ligase, which translates into the protein MTDPVPDLAHRSAEHPPVQGRYWPPGKPHSLTLPHVGVMHNLRTTAERYPERVALWFYGRELTYGDLHDQATRLAGHLAAQGVGKGDRVLVWLQNSPAWVTAAFACWQLGAVVVPLAPMLQARELAFFLQDAGIKVGVVGGELYEKAKQAGLGHAVVANIMAGTVPQQAGVSLPDGLDVQPELHEGDVTLERALRSLPAPAEHVTAQDLGIIFYTSGTTGLPKGCAHTHSSMQANVFGASVWVDGTVEDVFLAALPYFHVTGFINSLMTAVAGGGKVVVMSRWDRDTARELIRDHQVTVWTNTPAMLIDLMSSPAFQASDLKSLRSVTGGGASLPAAVGQRLLDITGIFFLEGYGLSETMAQSHSNPKGRQKLQCLGIPLFNVDSRVIDIETGAELPPGQIGEIVIHGPQVMREYWNRPEETAQAFTEIGGRRFLKTGDLGYMDEEGYFFFTDRLKRMVNVSGLKVWPAEVENKLHAHPAIQEACVISVPDERSGERARALIVLKPGMQASAGEIESWAREQMATYKVPRDYQFVPSLPRSPTGKVAWRPLQEQARAELAAGQTQG